The following coding sequences lie in one Bordetella genomosp. 9 genomic window:
- a CDS encoding transglycosylase SLT domain-containing protein, translated as MQCGESGRYQKSSGADAARLLRRCAPLLALLAVACAPVDAQQRTLPQNASAVPVSAGALQAQAGVGNSVPASAVVPIAAAALDPTLTAEPDEPAMAEQDPPTPARQAVMTAREAMLRKQWSALALTVPQARGDALGMYPEYWLLRYQVWNTPREQWPVAQMQRFIESNPDAYLADKLRADWLLSAARSGDYATVNRLAPVRNGNAQTECAALEARHMTGRRVTAREAMRAFAPGVWCWSLYDQLVADRVLGWKELQPELRYAIENNKVGDAKRYAGYLFEPPQQKAFDALLKDPMKWLVRQPRPPRTQAETELVTIALARLARGDLDAGESYFSREWARSLPRQDAAWVRAQFALVAVLNLDPRAYDWYVQAGHIRLTEYNEEWKVRAALRQPRIDWKWVIDAIDAMTPQAREEPAWIYWRARGLAATGHREQAQREYERIAGQFNFYGQLAAEELGQAITVPPRPPAVTKQELAQARANAGLQRAIALFRLGWRSEAVAEWNFSLRNMDDRQLLAAAELARRANIYDRVVNTSERTEKQFDFTQRYIAPFEGRVAAKAAQVALDPAWVYGLIRQESRFIMDARSSVGASGLMQLMPGTAKWVANKIGLSGFNPSQVNDFDTNTLLGTSYLSMVLQDLDGSQLLASAGYNAGPRRPHRWRASLTHPVEGAIFAETIPFTETRTYVKNVMANATYYAAMFTGQPQSLKQRLGKVAPLGPEGTNLP; from the coding sequence CGGTGGTGCCCATTGCCGCGGCGGCGCTGGACCCCACATTGACCGCCGAGCCTGACGAGCCGGCGATGGCGGAACAGGATCCGCCCACGCCCGCCCGCCAGGCCGTGATGACGGCGCGCGAAGCCATGTTGCGCAAGCAATGGTCGGCATTGGCCTTGACCGTGCCGCAGGCGCGCGGCGATGCGCTGGGGATGTATCCGGAGTATTGGCTGCTGCGCTATCAGGTATGGAACACGCCGCGCGAGCAATGGCCCGTGGCGCAAATGCAGCGTTTCATCGAAAGCAATCCCGACGCCTACCTGGCCGATAAATTGCGCGCCGATTGGCTGCTGTCGGCCGCGCGCTCCGGCGATTACGCCACCGTCAACCGCCTGGCGCCCGTGCGCAACGGCAACGCGCAGACCGAATGCGCGGCGCTGGAAGCGCGTCACATGACCGGCCGCCGCGTCACCGCGCGCGAGGCCATGCGCGCCTTCGCGCCAGGCGTATGGTGCTGGTCGCTCTACGACCAGCTGGTGGCCGACCGTGTGCTGGGCTGGAAAGAGCTGCAGCCGGAGCTGCGCTATGCCATCGAGAACAACAAGGTCGGCGACGCCAAGCGGTACGCGGGCTATCTGTTCGAGCCGCCCCAGCAGAAGGCCTTCGACGCGCTGCTCAAGGACCCGATGAAGTGGCTGGTGCGCCAGCCGCGCCCGCCCCGCACGCAGGCCGAAACGGAACTGGTGACCATCGCGCTGGCGCGCCTGGCGCGCGGCGACCTGGACGCCGGCGAATCGTATTTCAGCCGTGAGTGGGCCAGGAGCCTGCCGCGCCAGGATGCCGCCTGGGTGCGTGCCCAGTTCGCGCTGGTGGCGGTGCTGAATCTGGACCCCCGCGCTTACGACTGGTACGTGCAGGCCGGCCATATCCGTCTGACCGAATACAACGAGGAATGGAAGGTCCGCGCCGCGCTGCGACAGCCTCGCATCGATTGGAAGTGGGTGATCGACGCCATCGACGCCATGACGCCGCAGGCGCGCGAAGAACCGGCATGGATCTATTGGCGCGCGCGCGGCCTGGCCGCCACGGGGCATCGCGAACAAGCGCAGCGCGAGTACGAGCGCATCGCCGGCCAATTCAATTTCTACGGGCAGCTTGCGGCGGAGGAACTGGGCCAGGCCATTACGGTGCCGCCGCGCCCGCCGGCAGTCACCAAACAGGAGCTCGCGCAGGCCCGCGCCAATGCGGGGCTGCAGCGGGCAATCGCACTGTTCCGCCTGGGCTGGCGCAGCGAAGCCGTGGCGGAGTGGAATTTTTCCTTGCGCAACATGGACGACCGCCAGCTGCTCGCGGCGGCGGAGCTGGCGCGGCGGGCCAATATCTACGACCGCGTCGTGAACACGTCGGAGCGCACGGAAAAGCAGTTTGACTTCACGCAGCGCTATATCGCGCCTTTCGAAGGCCGCGTGGCGGCCAAGGCGGCCCAGGTCGCCCTGGACCCGGCATGGGTGTATGGCCTGATCCGCCAGGAGTCGCGCTTCATCATGGATGCGCGGTCGTCCGTTGGCGCCTCCGGCCTGATGCAGTTGATGCCCGGCACGGCGAAGTGGGTGGCGAACAAGATCGGGCTGAGCGGTTTCAATCCATCGCAGGTCAACGACTTCGATACCAATACCCTGCTCGGCACCTCGTACCTGAGCATGGTGCTGCAGGATCTGGACGGCTCGCAGTTGCTGGCCAGCGCCGGCTACAACGCCGGTCCGCGCCGGCCGCATCGCTGGCGCGCCAGCCTGACGCATCCCGTCGAGGGCGCCATCTTTGCGGAGACGATCCCGTTCACCGAAACGCGGACCTATGTGAAGAACGTCATGGCCAACGCCACCTACTACGCCGCGATGTTCACCGGCCAGCCGCAATCGCTCAAACAGCGCCTGGGCAAGGTCGCGCCGCTGGGTCCCGAAGGGACGAACCTGCCGTGA
- a CDS encoding CCA tRNA nucleotidyltransferase (catalyzes the addition and repair of the 3'-terminal CCA sequence in tRNA; these proteins belong to the CCA-adding enzyme subfamily 2 which does not have phosphohydrolase activity), producing the protein MSDPAIQGLQAYIVGGAVRDELLGLPAGDRDWVVVGATPEDMVRRGFLPVGGDFPVFLHPETREEYALARTERKSGRGYKGFTFYTGRDVTLEDDLRRRDLTVNAIARDAGGRLVDPLGGVRDLHDRVLRHVGPAFVEDPVRILRLARFAARFTDFAVAPETLDLCRAMVAAGEADALVPERVWKEISRGLMAQQPSRMFQVLAQACALPRVLPGLVLSEDVLSDVDAAAQAGLPLPSRYALLCRASPEAGALSARLRVPAECADHARLLPMVLEALQEAGRADEKDGAAARLNLMERCDALRKPDRFIGLLRAAAIRTALDIAAWRADVDAVRGIDAGAIAKQCQGQPERIKEALRQARLEALRAMPSDRAGMAD; encoded by the coding sequence GTGAGCGATCCCGCCATCCAGGGGCTGCAGGCCTACATCGTGGGCGGCGCCGTGCGGGACGAGCTGCTCGGACTGCCCGCCGGCGACCGCGACTGGGTCGTGGTGGGCGCGACGCCCGAAGACATGGTCCGGCGGGGCTTTCTGCCGGTGGGCGGCGATTTTCCCGTCTTCCTGCATCCCGAGACGCGCGAGGAATACGCGCTGGCGCGTACCGAGCGCAAGTCAGGGCGCGGCTACAAGGGCTTTACCTTCTACACCGGCCGCGACGTGACGCTGGAAGACGACCTGCGCCGCCGCGACCTGACGGTCAACGCCATCGCGCGCGATGCCGGGGGACGGCTGGTCGATCCCCTGGGCGGCGTGCGCGATTTGCACGATCGCGTGCTGCGCCATGTCGGGCCGGCTTTCGTGGAAGACCCCGTGCGCATCCTGCGCCTGGCCCGCTTCGCCGCGCGCTTCACCGATTTCGCCGTGGCTCCGGAAACGCTGGACCTGTGCCGCGCCATGGTGGCGGCCGGCGAAGCCGACGCGCTGGTGCCGGAACGCGTGTGGAAAGAGATCTCGCGCGGGTTGATGGCGCAACAGCCGTCGCGCATGTTCCAGGTGCTGGCGCAGGCCTGCGCCTTGCCTCGGGTGCTGCCGGGGCTGGTGCTGAGCGAAGATGTGCTGTCCGACGTGGACGCCGCCGCTCAGGCGGGCCTGCCCCTGCCGTCGCGCTATGCCCTGCTGTGCCGCGCCTCGCCGGAGGCTGGCGCATTGTCGGCGCGGCTGCGCGTACCGGCGGAATGCGCCGATCATGCGCGGCTGCTGCCGATGGTGCTGGAGGCCTTGCAGGAAGCGGGACGCGCCGATGAGAAGGATGGCGCCGCCGCCCGCTTGAACCTGATGGAGCGCTGCGACGCCTTGCGCAAGCCGGATCGCTTTATCGGCCTGCTGCGCGCCGCGGCCATCAGGACGGCACTGGATATCGCAGCGTGGCGTGCGGACGTGGATGCCGTGCGCGGAATCGACGCAGGCGCCATCGCGAAACAATGCCAGGGCCAGCCAGAACGCATCAAGGAAGCGCTGCGCCAGGCGCGCCTGGAGGCGCTGCGCGCCATGCCTTCCGATCGGGCCGGCATGGCGGACTAG
- a CDS encoding class I SAM-dependent methyltransferase, whose product MPQDFPPSLDAASRGHAERMAAHLRAAIAQAGGWLSFEHWMAEALYAPGLGYYAAGSIKLAEPAVAGSSAAAPAGDFVTAPELTPLFGRTLATQAAQVLRQTRTNSVLEFGAGTGALAEQLIDGLADEGLQVRYDIVEVSADLRERQQARLARFAGRVRWLDRLPESFEGCVVANEVLDAMPVRVFRWDEQGALLERGVTVDAQNGFAWSDRPASETLAQTVAGRMPALPGYSSEINVQGEAWVRGMGQWLRRGAALLIDYGFPRHEYYHPQRAAGTLMCHLRHHSHADPFLAPGLQDITAHVDFTAMADAALEGGLDVLGYTSQARFLMNAGLVDRVAALDAADTAAYARAIAPVQKLLSEAEMGELFKVLAIGRGIDAPLAGFQRGDRRGAL is encoded by the coding sequence ATGCCTCAAGACTTTCCTCCTTCCCTGGACGCCGCCTCGCGCGGCCATGCCGAACGCATGGCCGCGCACCTGCGCGCCGCGATCGCGCAGGCCGGCGGCTGGCTCTCTTTCGAACACTGGATGGCCGAGGCGCTGTATGCGCCCGGCCTGGGCTATTACGCCGCGGGCAGCATAAAACTGGCCGAGCCGGCGGTAGCCGGTTCTTCCGCGGCTGCCCCCGCCGGCGATTTCGTCACGGCCCCCGAGCTGACGCCGCTCTTCGGCCGCACGCTGGCGACGCAGGCGGCGCAGGTCCTGCGCCAGACCCGCACGAACAGCGTCCTGGAGTTCGGCGCCGGCACCGGCGCCCTGGCCGAACAGCTGATCGACGGCCTGGCCGACGAAGGGTTGCAGGTGCGCTATGACATCGTGGAAGTCTCCGCCGACCTGCGCGAACGCCAGCAGGCGCGTCTTGCACGGTTTGCGGGTCGCGTGCGATGGCTGGACCGCCTGCCCGAGTCGTTCGAAGGCTGCGTCGTGGCCAATGAAGTGCTGGACGCCATGCCGGTGCGGGTTTTTCGCTGGGACGAACAAGGCGCCCTACTGGAACGCGGCGTCACGGTGGACGCGCAGAACGGCTTTGCCTGGTCCGACCGGCCGGCGTCCGAGACCCTGGCGCAAACCGTGGCCGGCCGCATGCCCGCACTGCCCGGCTACAGCTCCGAAATCAATGTGCAAGGCGAGGCCTGGGTGCGCGGCATGGGCCAGTGGCTGCGCCGCGGCGCCGCGCTCCTGATCGACTACGGCTTCCCCCGCCACGAGTACTATCACCCGCAGCGCGCGGCCGGCACGCTCATGTGCCACCTGCGCCATCATTCCCACGCCGACCCCTTTCTGGCGCCCGGCCTGCAGGACATCACCGCGCACGTCGATTTCACCGCCATGGCCGATGCCGCGCTGGAAGGCGGGCTTGATGTGCTCGGCTATACCTCGCAGGCGCGTTTCCTGATGAACGCCGGCCTGGTGGATCGCGTGGCAGCTCTGGATGCCGCCGATACCGCGGCCTACGCGCGCGCGATCGCGCCGGTGCAGAAGCTGCTGTCGGAAGCGGAAATGGGCGAATTGTTCAAGGTCCTGGCGATCGGGCGCGGCATCGATGCGCCGCTGGCCGGCTTCCAGCGCGGCGACCGCCGGGGCGCGCTGTAG